The following are encoded together in the Pectobacterium wasabiae CFBP 3304 genome:
- a CDS encoding TRAP transporter small permease: MAQSYHSSMDVLYRIAMWVSGLALLIMTLIIPIGIFARYVLNAALSWPEPISIICMVTFTFVGAAVSYRSNSHIAVSMLTDRLPESGKKICVHLSNLLMLLISLFILYYSTVLCMELWEQPVAEFPLLTAGESYLPLPIGSLITVLFIIEKIFFGPQDQRPVVMLGSS; this comes from the coding sequence ATGGCACAGTCTTATCACTCAAGTATGGATGTACTTTATCGTATTGCCATGTGGGTTTCTGGTCTGGCGTTATTAATTATGACGCTAATAATTCCTATCGGCATATTCGCACGCTATGTTTTAAACGCGGCATTATCCTGGCCAGAACCCATTTCGATTATTTGTATGGTGACGTTTACTTTTGTAGGTGCAGCAGTCAGCTATCGTTCTAATTCACATATTGCTGTCAGCATGTTGACCGACAGATTGCCAGAATCCGGTAAGAAGATTTGCGTTCATCTGTCAAATCTCCTGATGCTCTTAATCAGCCTGTTTATTCTCTATTACAGCACTGTGCTCTGCATGGAATTATGGGAACAACCCGTCGCGGAATTTCCATTATTAACTGCGGGTGAAAGTTATTTGCCGCTGCCTATCGGCTCGTTAATTACCGTGCTCTTTATCATCGAAAAAATATTTTTCGGCCCGCAGGATCAACGCCCTGTGGTCATGCTTGGCAGTTCTTAA
- a CDS encoding TRAP transporter large permease: MDAFILVATLAVLLAVGVPVAYAVGLSAIVGALWIDLPLEAVMIQITNGVNKFSLLAIPFFILAGAIMAEGGIARRLVSFAYIFVGFIRGGLSLVNIVASTFFGAISGSSVADTASIGSVMIPEMEKKGYPRDFSAAVTASGSVQAILTPPSHNSVIYSLATGGTVSIASLFIAGILPGLLLSLTLMVMCVGFAHRRGYPKGERVPFRQALKIFVDTLWGLMTVVIIMGGILSGIFTATESAAIACLWSFFVTMFIYKDYKWSELPKLMYRTVKTVTIVMILIGFAAAFGAIMTYMQLPARITEFFTSISDNKYVILMWINIMLLLVGTLMDMAPLILILTPVLLPVAHSLGIDPVHFGMIMLVNLGIGLITPPVGSVLFVASAVSKQKIEQVVKAMLPFYCGLFFVLMLVTYIPAISLWLPKFFGVHTG, encoded by the coding sequence ATGGATGCATTTATTCTTGTTGCCACGCTGGCAGTGCTGCTGGCGGTCGGCGTTCCCGTCGCCTACGCGGTAGGGCTGAGCGCGATTGTTGGTGCCTTATGGATCGATTTGCCGCTTGAGGCGGTCATGATTCAGATTACCAACGGCGTGAACAAATTTTCGCTACTGGCGATCCCCTTCTTTATTCTGGCTGGGGCCATTATGGCCGAAGGCGGCATCGCGCGCAGGCTGGTCAGCTTCGCGTATATTTTTGTCGGCTTTATTCGCGGCGGTTTATCACTCGTTAACATCGTCGCATCGACATTTTTCGGGGCGATATCCGGCTCTTCTGTGGCAGATACGGCTTCAATCGGCTCAGTGATGATCCCGGAGATGGAGAAGAAGGGCTACCCACGCGACTTCTCCGCTGCTGTCACCGCCAGCGGCTCCGTGCAGGCAATTCTGACACCACCGAGCCACAACTCTGTAATCTACTCGCTGGCAACCGGCGGCACAGTTTCGATCGCCTCGTTGTTTATCGCCGGGATCCTGCCCGGCCTGCTGCTCAGCCTGACATTGATGGTGATGTGCGTGGGTTTCGCACATCGACGGGGCTACCCAAAAGGCGAACGCGTACCGTTCCGTCAGGCCTTGAAAATCTTCGTCGATACCCTGTGGGGATTGATGACGGTTGTTATCATCATGGGCGGGATTCTGTCTGGCATTTTTACCGCAACGGAGTCTGCGGCCATCGCCTGCCTGTGGTCCTTCTTCGTGACCATGTTTATCTACAAAGATTATAAGTGGTCTGAGCTGCCCAAGCTGATGTACCGCACGGTAAAAACCGTCACGATCGTCATGATCCTGATCGGCTTCGCCGCCGCATTCGGTGCCATCATGACCTACATGCAGTTGCCCGCCCGCATTACCGAGTTCTTCACCTCCATTTCGGATAACAAGTACGTCATCCTGATGTGGATTAACATCATGCTGCTACTGGTCGGTACGCTGATGGACATGGCTCCGTTGATCCTGATCCTGACCCCCGTTCTGCTACCTGTCGCCCACTCGCTCGGCATCGATCCGGTACATTTCGGTATGATCATGCTGGTTAACCTTGGGATCGGCCTGATTACACCGCCAGTAGGGTCAGTGCTTTTCGTCGCCAGTGCGGTGAGTAAACAGAAGATAGAGCAGGTCGTTAAAGCGATGCTGCCCTTCTACTGTGGGCTCTTCTTTGTACTGATGTTGGTCACTTATATTCCGGCTATCTCGCTCTGGTTGCCGAAATTCTTTGGCGTCCACACGGGTTAA
- a CDS encoding TRAP transporter substrate-binding protein — protein MKLSKTLIGICLGSTAFLMSQAIQAQQIKASDVHPEGYPNVVAVQKMGEKLKAATNGRLEIKTFPGGVLGDEKQMIEQAQLGAIDIIRVSMTPVAAILPEIEVFTLPYIFRDEDHLHKVLDGKIGQEIGDKITHSSKSKLVFLGWMDAGTRNLITKQPVAKPEDLKGMKIRVQTSQVALATLKAMGANAIAMGTSEVFSGMQTGVIDGTENNPPTYVAHNYMPVAKNFTWSRHFIIPELFLYSKTKWDKLSKEDQDLILKLAKEAQQEQRVLWNEYTQQSLDKMKAGGVQFHEVDNEYYFKATQPVRDQFGAKYQDLIKAVADVQ, from the coding sequence ATGAAGCTGTCGAAAACATTGATCGGCATTTGTCTGGGTTCTACTGCATTCCTGATGAGCCAAGCGATTCAGGCACAACAAATTAAAGCCTCTGATGTTCACCCTGAAGGTTATCCTAATGTCGTCGCCGTACAGAAAATGGGAGAAAAATTAAAAGCTGCTACAAATGGCAGGCTGGAAATTAAAACCTTCCCCGGCGGTGTATTAGGGGATGAGAAGCAAATGATTGAACAGGCACAGCTCGGTGCGATTGATATTATCCGTGTTTCAATGACGCCCGTTGCCGCTATTTTACCGGAAATCGAAGTCTTCACCCTGCCCTATATTTTCCGTGATGAAGATCATCTGCATAAAGTGCTGGATGGAAAAATCGGTCAGGAAATTGGTGACAAAATTACCCATAGCAGTAAATCAAAATTGGTTTTCCTAGGCTGGATGGACGCGGGAACGCGTAATTTAATCACCAAGCAACCGGTGGCGAAACCAGAAGACCTCAAGGGTATGAAAATTCGCGTTCAAACCAGCCAGGTTGCTCTCGCAACGCTGAAAGCCATGGGCGCTAACGCCATCGCTATGGGCACCAGCGAAGTCTTCAGCGGCATGCAAACCGGCGTGATTGACGGCACCGAAAATAATCCACCAACTTATGTGGCACATAACTACATGCCTGTTGCCAAGAATTTCACCTGGAGTCGCCACTTCATTATTCCTGAGCTATTCCTGTACTCCAAAACCAAATGGGATAAGCTTTCCAAAGAAGATCAGGATCTTATCCTGAAACTGGCGAAAGAAGCACAGCAAGAGCAGCGTGTACTATGGAATGAATATACTCAGCAATCCCTGGATAAAATGAAAGCCGGTGGCGTTCAGTTCCATGAAGTCGATAACGAGTACTATTTCAAAGCGACACAACCTGTACGCGATCAATTTGGTGCCAAATATCAGGATCTGATTAAAGCCGTCGCCGACGTCCAATAA